Proteins from a single region of Desulfolutivibrio sulfoxidireducens:
- the rplD gene encoding 50S ribosomal protein L4 encodes MANVKIFDQTKREVGELELSSEIFEVPVRPEILHLVVRAQLAAKRAGTHSTKTRSEVSGGGHKPWRQKGTGRARAGSNRSPLWRGGAVIHGPHPRDYEFKVNRKVRQLALKMALSAKLGDASLLLVDKFDVAEAKTKLMARVVGDLGLRKALIVLPESDNTLELSARNLPGIKVIRQDMLNVYDVLLHEQLVMATDAVLRVQERLRHGVR; translated from the coding sequence ATGGCCAACGTGAAGATATTTGATCAGACGAAACGGGAAGTCGGAGAGCTTGAGCTTTCCTCCGAGATCTTCGAGGTCCCGGTACGGCCCGAGATTCTGCATCTGGTGGTGCGGGCCCAACTCGCGGCCAAACGGGCCGGAACCCACAGCACCAAGACCCGCAGCGAGGTGTCCGGCGGCGGGCACAAGCCCTGGCGGCAGAAAGGCACCGGCCGGGCCCGGGCGGGCAGCAACCGCTCTCCGTTGTGGCGGGGCGGCGCGGTCATCCACGGTCCCCACCCCCGGGATTACGAGTTCAAGGTCAACCGCAAGGTGCGCCAACTGGCGCTTAAGATGGCCCTGTCGGCCAAGCTTGGGGACGCGAGCCTTCTGCTGGTGGACAAGTTCGACGTGGCCGAGGCCAAGACCAAGCTCATGGCCAGGGTGGTCGGCGATCTCGGGCTGAGAAAAGCGTTGATTGTCTTGCCGGAGTCTGATAACACTCTCGAGCTTTCAGCAAGGAATTTGCCCGGCATCAAGGTCATCCGGCAGGACATGCTCAACGTCTACGACGTGCTTTTGCACGAGCAACTGGTGATGGCCACGGACGCCGTGCTTCGTGTACAGGAGAGGCTTCGCCATGGAGTACGCTAA
- the rplW gene encoding 50S ribosomal protein L23, whose product MEYAKILLRPLVSEKATFVKDAANQVVFQVAPGANKIEIKKAVEAAFSVKVESVSVTVRKPRKRRHGRTMRRVPGLKKAYVTLAAGDKIEFFEGV is encoded by the coding sequence ATGGAGTACGCTAAAATACTGCTTCGGCCCCTGGTTTCCGAAAAGGCCACCTTCGTCAAGGACGCGGCCAACCAGGTCGTCTTCCAGGTCGCGCCCGGGGCCAACAAGATCGAGATCAAAAAGGCGGTCGAAGCCGCCTTCTCGGTCAAGGTGGAATCCGTGAGCGTGACGGTGCGCAAGCCCCGCAAACGCCGCCACGGGCGGACCATGCGCCGGGTGCCTGGTTTGAAGAAGGCCTACGTGACTCTGGCGGCGGGCGATAAAATCGAGTTTTTTGAAGGGGTCTAG
- the rplB gene encoding 50S ribosomal protein L2 — protein sequence MSIRKLKPTSAGRRFQTVSTFEEVTRSTPEKSLTEGLPRKAGRNTYGRITARRRGGGNKRLYRIIDFKRDKWGIPAKVFSIEYDPNRSARIALLHYADGEKRYILAPVGISVGDTLTAGETADIKSGNALPLKRIPVGTLLHNIELAPGRGGQMCRAAGTYAQLIAKEGKYALVRLPSGEVRNVLAACIATVGQVGNVMHENISIGKAGRNRWLNRRPKVRGVAMNPVDHPLGGGEGKSSGGRHPVTPWGKPTKGYKTRNVKKPSSKLIVKRRGEK from the coding sequence ATGTCCATCCGCAAGCTCAAGCCCACCTCCGCCGGACGCCGGTTCCAGACCGTGTCCACCTTCGAGGAGGTCACCCGGAGCACGCCGGAGAAGTCCCTTACCGAGGGGCTGCCGCGCAAGGCCGGACGCAACACCTACGGTCGGATCACGGCCAGACGGCGTGGCGGCGGCAACAAACGGCTGTACCGGATCATCGATTTCAAGCGGGACAAGTGGGGCATCCCGGCCAAGGTGTTCTCCATCGAATACGATCCGAACCGTAGCGCCCGCATCGCCCTTCTGCATTATGCCGATGGGGAGAAGCGTTACATCCTGGCTCCGGTCGGCATCTCCGTGGGCGACACCCTGACCGCGGGCGAGACGGCGGACATCAAGTCCGGCAACGCCCTTCCCCTCAAGCGCATCCCCGTGGGCACGCTCCTTCACAACATCGAGTTGGCCCCCGGCCGCGGCGGCCAGATGTGCCGCGCCGCCGGAACCTACGCCCAGCTCATCGCCAAGGAGGGCAAGTACGCCCTGGTGCGCCTGCCCTCGGGCGAGGTCAGAAACGTCCTAGCCGCCTGTATCGCCACTGTGGGACAGGTGGGCAACGTCATGCACGAGAACATCTCCATCGGCAAGGCCGGCCGTAACCGCTGGCTCAATCGCCGTCCCAAGGTGCGTGGCGTGGCCATGAACCCGGTCGACCATCCCCTGGGTGGCGGCGAGGGAAAAAGCTCGGGCGGCCGCCATCCGGTGACCCCGTGGGGCAAGCCCACCAAGGGCTACAAGACCCGCAACGTCAAAAAGCCCTCTTCCAAGTTGATCGTGAAGCGGCGCGGCGAAAAGTAG
- the rpsS gene encoding 30S ribosomal protein S19, with amino-acid sequence MPRSLKKGPFVDGHLQRKVQIANESKDRRVIKTWSRRSTILPEMVGMTFAVHNGKKFIPVFVSENMVGHKLGEFSPTRTFHGHAADKKTKAKK; translated from the coding sequence ATGCCTCGTTCCCTGAAAAAGGGTCCCTTCGTGGACGGCCACCTGCAGCGAAAGGTCCAGATCGCCAACGAAAGCAAGGACCGCCGGGTGATCAAGACCTGGTCCCGCCGCTCCACCATCCTGCCCGAGATGGTGGGAATGACGTTCGCGGTGCACAACGGCAAGAAGTTCATCCCGGTTTTCGTTTCGGAAAACATGGTCGGACACAAGCTTGGCGAGTTCTCGCCCACGCGCACCTTCCACGGCCACGCCGCGGACAAGAAGACCAAGGCCAAGAAGTAA
- the rplV gene encoding 50S ribosomal protein L22, producing the protein MEAKAIARYIRVSPQKARLVADNIKGRPVEEAMNILKFTPKKAARLIGKVLHSAVANAEQISGVDIDTLTVKQVIINPGPSWKRLLTRSMGRANRIVKRTSHITVVVAES; encoded by the coding sequence ATGGAAGCCAAAGCGATTGCCAGATACATCCGCGTCTCGCCGCAGAAGGCGCGGTTGGTGGCCGACAACATCAAGGGCCGCCCTGTCGAGGAGGCGATGAACATCCTCAAGTTCACGCCCAAAAAAGCCGCGCGGCTCATCGGCAAGGTGCTGCATTCCGCCGTGGCCAACGCCGAACAAATCTCGGGCGTGGATATCGACACGCTGACGGTCAAGCAGGTGATCATCAATCCGGGACCCTCCTGGAAACGCCTTTTGACTCGTTCCATGGGCAGGGCCAACCGGATCGTGAAACGCACCAGCCACATCACCGTTGTGGTCGCGGAAAGCTAG
- the rpsC gene encoding 30S ribosomal protein S3 has translation MGQKVHPYGFRLGYNKTWISRWFTKKDYPAFVFEDSKIRKFVKKSLYHAGISKIEIERAGGKIRLIIHTARPGIVIGRKGTEIEKVRADLKQRFGREFTVEVTEIRRPEIDAQLVAENIALQLERRVAFRRAMKRTVGLSRKFGAEGIKVACAGRLAGAEIARAEWYRDGRVPLQTLRADIDYGLATAKTTYGVIGVKVWIFKGEILDREVEA, from the coding sequence ATGGGCCAGAAAGTTCATCCGTACGGATTCAGGCTGGGGTACAATAAGACCTGGATTTCCCGGTGGTTCACCAAGAAGGACTACCCCGCCTTTGTCTTCGAGGACAGCAAGATTCGCAAGTTCGTGAAGAAGTCCCTGTATCACGCCGGCATCTCGAAAATCGAGATCGAGCGGGCCGGGGGCAAGATCCGGCTGATCATCCACACCGCGCGTCCGGGTATCGTCATCGGCCGCAAGGGCACGGAGATCGAGAAGGTCCGGGCCGATTTGAAGCAGCGTTTCGGCCGGGAATTCACCGTCGAGGTCACCGAGATACGCCGTCCCGAGATCGACGCGCAACTCGTGGCCGAAAACATCGCCCTGCAACTGGAACGCCGGGTGGCCTTCAGGCGGGCCATGAAGCGCACCGTTGGGTTGTCGCGCAAGTTCGGGGCCGAGGGCATCAAGGTGGCCTGTGCCGGCCGCCTGGCCGGGGCCGAGATCGCCCGGGCCGAGTGGTACCGCGACGGCCGGGTGCCCTTGCAGACCCTGCGGGCGGACATTGACTACGGGTTGGCCACGGCCAAGACGACCTACGGGGTCATCGGGGTCAAGGTCTGGATTTTCAAGGGCGAGATACTCGACAGAGAGGTTGAAGCGTAA
- the rplP gene encoding 50S ribosomal protein L16 has protein sequence MLAPNKTKFRKMQKGRLRGPATRGATVSFGEVGIKAVEHGKLTSQQIEAARVAIMRHIKRGGKVWIRIFPDHPITEKPAEVRQGKGKGAPVGWYAAVKPGRVLYEIKGVDMEVAKIALTRAMHKLPIKTRIVVKEVA, from the coding sequence ATGTTGGCCCCTAATAAAACGAAATTCCGCAAGATGCAGAAGGGCCGCCTGCGTGGTCCGGCCACCCGCGGGGCCACCGTGTCCTTCGGCGAGGTGGGCATCAAGGCCGTGGAACACGGCAAGCTGACCAGCCAGCAGATCGAGGCCGCCCGCGTGGCCATCATGCGGCACATCAAGCGCGGCGGCAAGGTCTGGATCCGCATCTTCCCGGACCACCCCATCACCGAGAAGCCCGCCGAGGTCCGGCAGGGCAAGGGCAAGGGCGCCCCGGTGGGCTGGTACGCGGCGGTCAAGCCCGGCCGGGTGCTCTACGAGATCAAGGGCGTGGACATGGAAGTGGCCAAGATCGCCCTGACCCGGGCCATGCACAAGCTGCCCATCAAGACCCGGATCGTGGTCAAGGAGGTGGCCTAG
- the rpmC gene encoding 50S ribosomal protein L29 — MKVAELREKEVKSLHDLLGESRDELFKLRFQHATAQLEKTHKLVDVKKNIARILTVLREKNAPGA; from the coding sequence ATGAAGGTCGCCGAACTGCGCGAGAAAGAGGTCAAGTCCCTGCACGACCTTTTGGGCGAAAGCCGCGACGAGCTCTTCAAGCTGCGCTTTCAGCATGCCACGGCCCAGTTGGAAAAGACCCACAAGCTTGTGGACGTCAAAAAGAACATCGCCCGGATCCTGACCGTGTTGCGCGAAAAAAACGCGCCCGGCGCGTAA